Proteins encoded within one genomic window of Anastrepha ludens isolate Willacy chromosome 4, idAnaLude1.1, whole genome shotgun sequence:
- the LOC128860446 gene encoding zinc finger X-chromosomal protein yields MKSCNLCKHKYDKLFKPDEKLLDIKLGSVINIIFGDHQVEVSPNFLICTECALALIQTEIVLKRLSSALTNNKKIQNVGLNNSKCTAKNKNSDEVENHDKEDLDKSSKEVPDADAPNLDNTLIGWKFCCIHCKYTTEKPKTYKKHLISKHEDDNPRIYQCPHCTVTYQRANAIQNHINSAHGKKPAPKRRKTIADVTPILLSSTTIHSQVDNDTSIANKTYDGIQENGENSPYEFECGQCKYKTMHATWFKKHLQSKHQDEDARIYKCKQCPSTYIRQFALQNHIAYEHEHKPRPKPQRRKSLATVFELNATGDKELLLSNIKFQTEEHNGGEVNGEIDNINQNGDISVNKTDDEQQNKEHIFQAPKTNSRNQINSNEMPKPEWIFQCSYCEFESGKRKKYKTHLKTQHGDISDSDIYKCLYCPASFERYSLLQSHVPNKHSIDLTELSDTQALDSSQDHLQVRTTKKRKVEETPIKSNESGHTKSTQDERASKRKNIEEKDQQKESCILCEKTFSSVDKLRTHVDKYHDGEAQFRSKEKKEAHLIGEKSLDTKLACPHPSCSKRFRSHSKMQQHMLDKHADLLS; encoded by the exons aTGAAGTCTTGCAATTTATGTAAACATAAATATGACAAACTATTCAAACCTGATGAAAAACTGCTTGACATAAAATTGGGCAgcgtaataaatattatatttggtgACCAT CAAGTTGAAGTCTCGCCGAACTTTCTTATCTGCACTGAATGTGCATTGGCGCTTATACAAACCGAGATAGTTTTAAAACGTCTTTCAAGCGCCTTgactaataacaaaaaaattcagaatgtcgggctaaataattcaaaatgtaCCGCGAAGAATAAGAACAGCGATGAAGTGGAAAACCACGATAAAGAAGATTTAGATAAATCAAGTAAAGAAGTACCCGATGCAGATGCACCTAATTTGGATAACACTTTGATTGGCTGGAAATTTTGTTGTATCCACTGTAAATATACAACAGAGAAaccaaaaacatacaaaaagcaTTTAATATCGAAACATGAGGATGATAATCCACGTATTTACCAGTGTCCTCATTGCACGGTGACATATCAACGTGCGAATGCAATACAAAATCACATTAATTCCGCACATGGCAAAAAGCCGGCCCCGAAGCGCCGTAAAACAATTGCTGATGTTACTCCGATATTGTTGAGCAGCACCACTATTCACAGTCAAGTAGATAATGATACTTCAATAGCTAACAAAACATATGATGGTATCcaagaaaatggtgaaaattcgCCTTATGAATTCGAGTGCGGCCAATGCAAATATAAAACAATGCATGCAACATGGTTCAAAAAACACTTACAATCCAAACACCAAGACGAAGATGCCAGGATATATAAGTGCAAGCAATGCCCTAGTACATACATCAGACAATTCGCACTGCAAAACCATATTGCTTATGAACATGAACATAAACCGCGCCCCAAACCTCAGCGACGCAAGTCTTTAGCTACAGTTTTTGAACTTAACGCCACAGGTGATAAAGAATTGTTACTGTCAAATATTAAATTCCAAACAGAAGAACATAATGGTGGCGAAGTAAATGGTGAAATTGATAACATTAATCAAAACGGAGATATATCGGTTAATAAAACTGATGATGAACAGCAAAACAAAGAACACATATTCCAAGCACCTAAAACAAACAGTCGTaaccaaataaattcaaatgaaatgccTAAACCAGAATGGATTTTCCAGTGCTCGTATTGTGAGTTTGAAAgcgggaaaaggaaaaaatacaaaacgcatttaaaaactCAACATGGCGACATAAGCGATAGCGATATTTATAAATGTCTTTACTGTCCCGCATCATTTGAGCGCTATAGTTTGTTACAGAGTCACGTACCAAATAAGCACAGCATTGATTTAACGGAATTGAGTGATACCCAGGCTCTAGACTCTAGTCAAGACCACTTGCAGGTACGCACTACAAAGAAACGAAAAGTCGAAGAAACTCCAATTAAATCAAACGAGTCTGGGCATACAAAATCCACTCAGGACGAGCGGGCGAGTAAACGGAAAAACATTGAAGAGAAGGATCAGCAAAAAGAATCTTGCATTCTATGTGAGAAAACATTTTCATCAGTCGATAAGTTACGTACTCACGTGGACAAATATCACGATGGTGAGGCACAATTCCgttccaaagaaaagaaagaagctCACCTAATCGGTGAAAAATCTTTGGACACAAAGTTAGCATGCCCACATCCAAGCTGCTCGAAGCGCTTTCGCAGTCACTCGAAAATGCAGCAACATATGCTCGATAAACATGCTGATTTACTAAGCTGA
- the LOC128860448 gene encoding PR domain zinc finger protein 5-like, which yields MISCSAMESCNLCEHKYDKLFKTGEKLLGTQLGNVIKLLLADHQVEIPPKFLICIECSLALIQAEIVLKRLSNALSCTRTSQDNQLKAQSNVEPEGQKSKNLYKSTKEGQNEIVCDLDKYLIDLKFNCTYCKFTTTKPKLYKKHLKTKHGEDNPRIYQCPHCTVTYQRANAIRNHISFVHDNKPRPKRQRRKTIAVDTPALLSSTSLHNDVDNDASEANKTCDGNQGNGGNLPYEFDCAHCKYKTVHSKWFKKHLQVKHQVEDARIYKCKQCPSTYSKVQKWNINNISYV from the exons ATGATTTCTTGCTCTGCGATGGAATCCTGCAATTTGTGTGAACATAAATATGACAAACTATTTAAAACTGGTGAAAAATTGCTTGGCACACAATTGGGCAACGTCATAAAACTTCTATTGGCTGACCAT CAAGTTGAAATCCCACCAAAGTTTCTTATCTGCATTGAATGTTCATTGGCGCTTATACAAGCAGAGATAGTTTTAAAACGTCTTTCAAACGCCTTGTCTTGTACACGAACATCTCAGGATAACCAATTGAAGGCTCAGAGCAACGTTGAACCGGAAGGCCAAAagagtaaaaatttatataagtcAACAAAGGAAGGACAAAATGAAATTGTCTGCGATTtggataaatatttaattgatttgAAGTTTAATTGTACCTACTGTAAATTTACAACAACCAAaccaaaattatacaaaaaacatttaaaaaccaAACATGGGGAGGACAATCCACGTATTTACCAGTGCCCTCATTGCACGGTGACATATCAACGTGCGAATGCAATACGAAATCACATTTCTTTCGTACATGACAACAAACCGCGACCGAAACGACAGCGCCGTAAAACTATTGCCGTTGATACGCCGGCATTGCTGAGCAGTACCAGCCTTCACAATGATGTGGATAATGATGCTTCAGAAGCTAACAAGACATGTGATGGTAACCAAGGAAATGGTGGAAATTTGCCTTATGAATTTGATTGCGCCCATTGCAAATATAAAACGGTGCATTCAAAATGGTTCAAGAAACACTTACAAGTCAAGCACCAAGTCGAAGATGCCAGGATATATAAGTGCAAGCAATGCCCTAGTACATACAGTAAGGTGCAAAAATGGAACATAAATAACATAAGTTACGTTTAG
- the LOC128860449 gene encoding zinc finger protein 254-like isoform X1, with protein MNKTLTFVTCRICLEEKSFSSFLLEPLGTEYAGMVVGTCGTQSVSTCSSKMSTCGDCAVGSKKCINCKTSVDYNHKRNTVFSEPDSGFQDLFENIVDEGEDKCAIELTSGKKAKGRPPKRYDTQFQCDRCCFVTVYAKYFRKHMSLAHQDEQPRIFKCLHCPEAYVEERFLREHVKHIHDCIPRRPKFICAECGKGFPKQSHLRRHSYVHNPNEKPFLCEYCPMRFVSQSSLTRHIEGTHNVNKPHACEECGKAFGHIYGLKAHKIRMHWKEVR; from the exons ATGAATAAAACTTTAACATTTGTAACGTGCCGGATTTGCTTGGAAGAGAAAAGTTTCAGCAGTTTTCTGCTTGAACCATTGGGAACTGAGTATGCGGGAATGGTTGTAGGCACATGCGGTACACAG tCAGTGTCGACGTGCTCATCAAAAATGTCAACCTGCGGCGATTGTGCAGTCGGaagtaaaaaatgcattaactGTAAAACATCAGTGGATTATAACCACAAACGAAATACAGTTTTTAGCGAGCCAGATTCCGGTTTTCaggatttatttgaaaatatagtaGATGAAGGAGAAGATAAATGCGCCATCGAACTTACAAGCGGGAAAAAAGCCAAAGGCCGTCCTCCTAAACGTTACGATACTCAATTCCAATGCGATAGATGTTGTTTTGTTACCGTTTATGCAAAGTATTTCCGCAAACACATGTCACTTGCTCATCAAGATGAACAACCACGCATCTTTAAATGTCTGCACTGCCCAGAGGCGTATGTAGAGGAGCGTTTTCTTCGCGAGCACGTCAAACATATTCATGATTGTATACCACGCCGGCCAAAATTCATTTGTGCAGAGTGCGGTAAAGGTTTTCCCAAACAATCACATCTTAGGCGTCATTCATATGTGCATAATCCCAATGAGAAACCTTTTCTGTGCGAATACTGTCCGATGCGTTTCGTAAGTCAGTCCAGCTTAACACGTCACATTGAAGGTACACACAATGTGAATAAGCCGCATGCATGCGAAGAGTGTGGAAAAGCTTTTGGTCATATTTATGGACTCAAGGCGCACAAAATTCGAATGCACTGGAAGGAAGTACGATAA
- the LOC128860449 gene encoding zinc finger protein 678-like isoform X2: MSTCGDCAVGSKKCINCKTSVDYNHKRNTVFSEPDSGFQDLFENIVDEGEDKCAIELTSGKKAKGRPPKRYDTQFQCDRCCFVTVYAKYFRKHMSLAHQDEQPRIFKCLHCPEAYVEERFLREHVKHIHDCIPRRPKFICAECGKGFPKQSHLRRHSYVHNPNEKPFLCEYCPMRFVSQSSLTRHIEGTHNVNKPHACEECGKAFGHIYGLKAHKIRMHWKEVR, translated from the coding sequence ATGTCAACCTGCGGCGATTGTGCAGTCGGaagtaaaaaatgcattaactGTAAAACATCAGTGGATTATAACCACAAACGAAATACAGTTTTTAGCGAGCCAGATTCCGGTTTTCaggatttatttgaaaatatagtaGATGAAGGAGAAGATAAATGCGCCATCGAACTTACAAGCGGGAAAAAAGCCAAAGGCCGTCCTCCTAAACGTTACGATACTCAATTCCAATGCGATAGATGTTGTTTTGTTACCGTTTATGCAAAGTATTTCCGCAAACACATGTCACTTGCTCATCAAGATGAACAACCACGCATCTTTAAATGTCTGCACTGCCCAGAGGCGTATGTAGAGGAGCGTTTTCTTCGCGAGCACGTCAAACATATTCATGATTGTATACCACGCCGGCCAAAATTCATTTGTGCAGAGTGCGGTAAAGGTTTTCCCAAACAATCACATCTTAGGCGTCATTCATATGTGCATAATCCCAATGAGAAACCTTTTCTGTGCGAATACTGTCCGATGCGTTTCGTAAGTCAGTCCAGCTTAACACGTCACATTGAAGGTACACACAATGTGAATAAGCCGCATGCATGCGAAGAGTGTGGAAAAGCTTTTGGTCATATTTATGGACTCAAGGCGCACAAAATTCGAATGCACTGGAAGGAAGTACGATAA